One stretch of Streptomyces sp. NBC_01363 DNA includes these proteins:
- a CDS encoding DUF3068 domain-containing protein, translated as MRRRASLVLLAFAVFFAAMSPLLRWYAFPRLAKIPPSQYQETVLEAKPATLLDYNDNMKVKKVPKVTIVQTLKGNVEESEKIERSAGRDVVVWDALSYVVGPDGKMVSEIPERYIFDAHSQAPVHATGESVDGDPVRREGIEFKWPFLTQKRDYEYFDAQARTSSPIHYKGTRTFHGMDVYYFEQTIPWTKVPMPKKMPIKGVTPEQIAKTGMTRWYTTKRMFWVDPVTGAPVNGEEIHKEELRNARKMGMPQDTMTVFAGHVKMRPDYVESIVDLVKSQRLLVLLLTSYLPWGFLVLGVGLLALALWLEARSRRPHGPPASSPEPAPTPA; from the coding sequence ATGCGCCGCCGAGCCAGCCTCGTACTCCTGGCATTCGCCGTCTTCTTCGCCGCCATGTCGCCACTGCTGCGCTGGTACGCCTTCCCGAGGCTGGCGAAGATCCCGCCCAGTCAGTACCAGGAGACGGTGCTGGAGGCGAAGCCCGCCACCCTCCTCGACTACAACGACAACATGAAGGTGAAGAAGGTCCCCAAGGTCACCATCGTGCAGACCCTCAAGGGCAACGTCGAGGAGTCCGAGAAGATCGAACGCAGCGCCGGCCGCGACGTCGTCGTCTGGGACGCCCTCAGCTACGTGGTCGGCCCGGACGGCAAGATGGTCTCCGAGATCCCCGAGCGCTACATCTTCGACGCCCACAGCCAGGCCCCCGTCCACGCCACCGGTGAATCCGTCGACGGCGACCCGGTCAGGCGCGAGGGCATCGAGTTCAAGTGGCCCTTCCTCACCCAGAAACGCGACTACGAGTACTTCGACGCCCAGGCCCGCACCAGCTCGCCCATCCACTACAAGGGCACCCGCACCTTCCACGGCATGGACGTCTACTACTTCGAGCAGACCATCCCGTGGACCAAGGTCCCGATGCCGAAGAAGATGCCGATCAAGGGCGTCACCCCGGAACAGATCGCGAAGACGGGCATGACCCGCTGGTACACCACCAAGCGGATGTTCTGGGTGGACCCGGTCACCGGAGCGCCGGTCAACGGCGAGGAGATCCACAAGGAGGAGCTGCGCAACGCCAGGAAGATGGGGATGCCCCAGGACACCATGACCGTGTTCGCCGGGCATGTGAAGATGCGCCCGGACTACGTCGAATCGATCGTGGACCTGGTCAAGTCCCAGCGCCTGCTGGTCCTGCTGCTCACCTCGTACCTGCCCTGGGGCTTCCTGGTCCTCGGCGTCGGACTGCTCGCGCTCGCCCTGTGGCTGGAGGCCCGCTCCCGCCGCCCGCACGGGCCGCCGGCGTCCTCGCCGGAACCCGCCCCTACTCCCGCTTGA
- the hrpB gene encoding ATP-dependent helicase HrpB produces MIRTDALAQLPVRTAVPALERALDDRGAAVLCAPPGTGKTTLVPLVLAGLAGGGPVRRVLVAEPRRIAARAAARRMAWLIGEQVGGRVGFTVRGERVVGRDTVVEVVTTGVLLQRLQRDQELAGVDAVIIDECHERHLDADTVAAFLLDVREAIRPDLRLVAASATTDAQGWARLLGDAPVVEAQGVSHPVEVVWAPPAAPVRPPHGMRVDPALLTHVAATVRRALTERDGDVLCFLPGVGEIGRVAGQLAGVAAEVLQVHGRAPAAVQDAVLAGSSDGRRVVLATSVAESSLTVPGVRVVVDSGLAREPRTDHARGLSALTTVRASQAAGRQRAGRAGREAPGAVYRCWAQAEDGRLARFPSPEIKVADLAAFALQAACWGDPDASGLALLDPPPAGAISAAREVLTAVGAVDADGRVTDRGVRMSRLGLHPRLARALLDGAAEVGGRRAAEVVALLSEEPPREYGDDLAAALRTARRGGDGYAARWRQEVRRLSSSVKDAAGGSGPDDAAVGLVAALAFPERVARARGEGAFLMASGTGAELRDGSGLRSAPWLAVAVADRPAHAASARVRLAAVIDEDTARAAAGHLVRGGEEVHWAGGDVVARRVERLGAVELSVRPLKQPAPGPVREALVEGLRREGLGLLRWTRESEQLRERLAFLHRELGAPWPDVSEGTLLERTEQWLEPELSRARRRSDLARIDAGQALRRLLPWTTGEAVRLDELAPERIEVPSGSRIRVEYGGAQPVLAVKLQELFGLRETPRVAGVPVLVHLLSPAGRPAAVTADLASFWRDGYRAVRAELRGRYPKHPWPEDPTTVEATRFTKARLKRE; encoded by the coding sequence GTGATCCGTACCGACGCCCTGGCCCAGTTGCCCGTACGCACCGCCGTGCCCGCCCTGGAGCGGGCGCTCGACGACCGCGGTGCCGCGGTGCTGTGCGCGCCGCCCGGCACCGGCAAGACGACTCTCGTGCCGCTGGTCCTGGCCGGTCTGGCCGGGGGTGGTCCGGTACGCAGGGTGCTGGTCGCCGAGCCGCGGCGGATCGCCGCGCGGGCGGCGGCGCGGCGGATGGCCTGGCTCATCGGCGAGCAGGTCGGCGGCCGGGTGGGGTTCACGGTCCGCGGGGAGCGGGTGGTGGGGCGCGACACGGTGGTGGAGGTGGTGACCACCGGTGTGCTGCTCCAGCGGCTCCAGCGCGACCAGGAGCTGGCCGGGGTCGACGCGGTGATCATCGACGAATGCCACGAGCGGCACCTGGACGCCGACACCGTCGCCGCGTTCCTGCTCGATGTGCGCGAGGCCATCCGGCCCGATCTGCGGCTGGTCGCCGCGTCCGCGACGACGGACGCACAGGGCTGGGCGCGGCTGCTGGGCGATGCCCCGGTGGTCGAGGCGCAGGGCGTCTCGCATCCGGTGGAGGTGGTCTGGGCGCCACCCGCCGCTCCGGTGCGGCCGCCGCACGGGATGCGCGTCGATCCGGCGCTGCTGACGCATGTCGCCGCGACGGTGCGCCGGGCGCTCACCGAGCGGGACGGCGACGTGCTGTGCTTCCTGCCCGGGGTCGGCGAGATCGGCCGGGTGGCGGGGCAGCTGGCCGGGGTGGCCGCCGAGGTGCTCCAGGTGCACGGACGGGCTCCGGCGGCGGTGCAGGACGCGGTGCTGGCCGGGTCGTCGGACGGCCGGCGGGTGGTGCTGGCGACCTCGGTGGCGGAGTCGTCCCTCACGGTGCCCGGGGTGCGGGTCGTGGTCGACTCGGGGCTGGCCAGGGAGCCGCGCACCGATCACGCGCGGGGGCTGAGCGCGCTGACGACGGTGCGGGCCTCGCAGGCGGCGGGGAGGCAGCGGGCGGGCCGGGCCGGGCGGGAGGCGCCCGGGGCGGTGTACCGGTGCTGGGCGCAGGCGGAGGACGGCCGGCTCGCCCGGTTCCCGTCCCCGGAGATCAAGGTCGCGGATCTGGCGGCGTTCGCGTTGCAGGCGGCGTGCTGGGGCGATCCGGACGCGTCGGGGCTGGCGCTGCTCGACCCGCCGCCCGCGGGTGCGATAAGTGCGGCGCGCGAGGTGCTGACCGCGGTCGGCGCGGTGGACGCGGACGGACGGGTGACCGACCGGGGCGTACGGATGTCCCGTCTCGGCCTGCATCCGCGGCTGGCGCGGGCGCTGCTGGACGGCGCCGCCGAGGTGGGCGGACGGCGGGCGGCCGAGGTGGTGGCGCTGCTGAGCGAGGAGCCGCCGCGGGAGTACGGGGACGATCTGGCGGCCGCGCTGCGTACCGCGCGGCGGGGTGGGGACGGCTACGCGGCGCGCTGGCGGCAGGAGGTCCGGCGGCTGTCCTCGTCGGTGAAGGACGCGGCCGGCGGTTCCGGTCCGGACGACGCGGCCGTCGGTCTGGTGGCCGCGCTGGCGTTCCCGGAGCGGGTGGCACGGGCCCGCGGCGAGGGAGCGTTCCTGATGGCGTCGGGGACGGGCGCGGAGCTGCGGGACGGCTCGGGGCTGCGCAGTGCGCCCTGGCTGGCGGTCGCGGTCGCCGACCGGCCCGCGCACGCGGCGTCCGCACGGGTGCGGCTCGCTGCCGTCATCGACGAGGACACGGCACGGGCGGCCGCCGGGCATCTGGTCCGCGGCGGCGAGGAGGTGCACTGGGCCGGCGGCGATGTGGTGGCCCGTCGGGTGGAGCGGCTGGGTGCCGTCGAACTGTCGGTGCGCCCGTTGAAGCAGCCGGCACCCGGGCCGGTGCGCGAGGCGCTGGTCGAGGGTCTGCGGCGCGAAGGGCTCGGGCTGCTGCGCTGGACGCGGGAGAGCGAGCAGTTGCGGGAGCGGCTCGCCTTTCTCCACCGCGAGCTGGGGGCGCCCTGGCCGGATGTGTCGGAGGGCACGCTGCTGGAGCGTACCGAGCAGTGGCTGGAGCCCGAGCTGTCACGGGCCCGGCGGCGCTCCGATCTGGCGCGGATCGACGCGGGGCAGGCGCTGCGGCGGCTGCTGCCGTGGACGACGGGCGAGGCGGTGCGGCTGGACGAGCTGGCGCCGGAGCGGATCGAGGTGCCGAGCGGTTCCCGTATCCGGGTGGAGTACGGCGGGGCGCAGCCCGTACTCGCGGTGAAGCTCCAGGAGTTGTTCGGTCTGCGGGAGACCCCGAGGGTGGCCGGGGTGCCGGTCCTGGTCCATCTCCTCTCCCCGGCCGGCCGTCCCGCGGCCGTCACCGCGGATCTGGCGTCGTTCTGGCGGGACGGCTACCGGGCCGTGCGGGCGGAGCTGCGCGGCCGCTACCCGAAGCATCCGTGGCCGGAGGATCCCACGACGGTGGAGGCGACCCGGTTCACGAAGGCTCGGCTCAAGCGGGAGTAG
- a CDS encoding class I SAM-dependent methyltransferase: protein MSQEIYAAEPEATRRDASEAESSRASRGWWDRNADEYQSDHGDFLGDDRFVWGPEGLDEAEAGLLGPAASLRGLDVLEIGAGAAQCSRWLAARGARPVALDLSHRQLQHALRIGDEVPLVEADAGVLPFRDGSFDLACSAYGAVPFVADPVQVFREVHRVLRPGGRWVFSVTHPVRWAFPDEPGPEGLSVAASYFDRTPYVEQDERGDAVYVEHHRTLGDRVRDVVAGGFRLVDLVEPEWPAWNHQEWGGWSPLRGNLIPGTAIFVCERD, encoded by the coding sequence ATGAGCCAAGAGATCTACGCGGCCGAACCCGAAGCGACCCGCCGCGACGCCTCGGAGGCCGAGAGCAGCCGGGCCAGTCGCGGCTGGTGGGACCGGAACGCCGACGAGTACCAGAGCGACCACGGCGACTTCCTCGGCGACGACCGTTTCGTCTGGGGGCCGGAGGGGCTCGACGAGGCGGAGGCCGGTCTGCTGGGCCCCGCCGCGTCGCTGCGGGGACTGGACGTCCTGGAGATCGGTGCGGGCGCCGCGCAGTGCTCGCGCTGGCTCGCCGCGCGGGGCGCCCGTCCGGTGGCCCTCGACCTCTCGCACCGCCAGTTGCAGCACGCGCTGCGGATCGGCGACGAGGTCCCCCTGGTGGAGGCGGACGCCGGGGTGCTGCCGTTCCGGGACGGCTCCTTCGACCTGGCGTGCTCCGCCTACGGCGCGGTGCCCTTCGTCGCCGACCCCGTGCAGGTGTTCCGCGAGGTCCACCGCGTGCTGCGTCCCGGGGGCCGCTGGGTCTTCTCGGTGACGCATCCGGTCCGCTGGGCGTTCCCGGACGAGCCGGGGCCGGAGGGCCTCTCGGTCGCGGCCTCCTACTTCGACCGCACTCCCTATGTCGAGCAGGACGAGCGGGGCGACGCCGTGTACGTCGAGCACCACCGGACGCTGGGCGACCGGGTGCGGGACGTGGTGGCCGGCGGCTTCCGGCTGGTCGACCTCGTCGAACCGGAGTGGCCCGCCTGGAACCACCAGGAGTGGGGCGGCTGGTCCCCGCTGCGCGGGAACCTGATTCCCGGCACGGCGATCTTCGTCTGCGAACGGGACTGA
- the rpsA gene encoding 30S ribosomal protein S1: MTSSTETTATTPQVAVNDIGDADAFLAAIDETIKYFNDGDIVDGVIVKVDRDEVLLDIGYKTEGVIPSRELSIKHDVDPNEVVKVGDEIEALVLQKEDKEGRLILSKKRAQYERAWGTIEKIKEEDGIVTGTVIEVVKGGLILDIGLRGFLPASLVEMRRVRDLQPYVGKELEAKIIELDKNRNNVVLSRRAWLEQTQSEVRQTFLTTLQKGQVRSGVVSSIVNFGAFVDLGGVDGLVHVSELSWKHIDHPSEVVEVGQEVTVEVLDVDMDRERVSLSLKATQEDPWQQFARTHQIGQVVPGKVTKLVPFGAFVRVDEGIEGLVHISELAERHVEIPEQVVQVNDEIFVKVIDIDLERRRISLSLKQANESFGADPASVEFDPTLYGMAASYDDQGNYIYPEGFDPETNDWLEGFETQREAWEGQYAEAQQRFEQHQAQVIKSREADEAAAAEGAAAPAGGAPAASGGSGGGSYSSESADNSGALASDEALAALREKLAGGQS, translated from the coding sequence ATGACGAGCAGCACCGAGACCACCGCCACCACTCCGCAGGTTGCGGTCAACGACATCGGCGACGCGGACGCGTTCCTCGCGGCGATCGACGAGACGATCAAGTACTTCAACGACGGCGATATCGTTGACGGTGTCATCGTCAAGGTTGACCGGGACGAGGTTCTCCTCGACATCGGTTACAAGACCGAAGGTGTCATCCCGAGCCGCGAGCTCTCGATCAAGCACGACGTCGACCCGAACGAGGTCGTCAAGGTCGGTGACGAGATCGAGGCCCTGGTCCTCCAGAAGGAGGACAAGGAAGGCCGCCTGATCCTCTCGAAGAAGCGCGCTCAGTACGAGCGTGCCTGGGGCACCATCGAGAAGATCAAGGAAGAAGACGGCATCGTCACCGGTACCGTCATCGAGGTCGTCAAGGGTGGTCTCATCCTCGACATCGGCCTCCGCGGCTTCCTGCCGGCGTCGCTCGTCGAGATGCGTCGTGTCCGCGACCTTCAGCCCTACGTGGGCAAGGAGCTCGAGGCCAAGATCATCGAGCTGGACAAGAACCGCAACAACGTGGTCCTGTCCCGCCGTGCCTGGCTGGAGCAGACCCAGAGCGAGGTCCGCCAGACGTTCCTCACGACCCTGCAGAAGGGCCAGGTCCGCTCCGGCGTCGTTTCCTCGATCGTCAACTTCGGTGCGTTCGTGGACCTCGGCGGCGTCGACGGTCTCGTGCACGTCTCCGAGCTCTCCTGGAAGCACATCGACCACCCCTCCGAGGTTGTCGAGGTCGGCCAGGAAGTCACCGTCGAGGTTCTCGACGTCGACATGGACCGCGAGCGCGTCTCCCTGTCGCTCAAGGCGACGCAGGAAGACCCGTGGCAGCAGTTCGCCCGTACGCACCAGATCGGGCAGGTCGTTCCCGGTAAGGTCACCAAGCTCGTTCCGTTCGGTGCGTTCGTGCGCGTCGACGAGGGCATCGAGGGTCTGGTCCACATCTCCGAGCTGGCCGAGCGCCACGTGGAGATCCCGGAGCAGGTCGTCCAGGTCAACGACGAGATCTTCGTCAAGGTCATCGACATCGACCTCGAGCGCCGTCGCATCAGCCTCTCGCTGAAGCAGGCCAACGAGTCCTTCGGTGCCGACCCGGCCTCGGTCGAGTTCGACCCGACCCTGTACGGCATGGCCGCGTCCTACGACGACCAGGGCAACTACATCTACCCCGAGGGCTTCGACCCCGAGACCAACGACTGGCTCGAGGGCTTCGAGACCCAGCGCGAGGCGTGGGAGGGTCAGTACGCCGAGGCGCAGCAGCGCTTCGAGCAGCACCAGGCCCAGGTCATCAAGTCCCGCGAGGCCGACGAGGCCGCTGCTGCCGAGGGCGCTGCCGCCCCGGCCGGTGGCGCCCCGGCTGCCTCCGGCGGCAGCGGTGGCGGCTCGTACTCCTCGGAGTCCGCGGACAACTCCGGCGCCCTGGCGTCGGACGAGGCCCTGGCTGCCCTGCGCGAGAAGCTGGCGGGCGGCCAGAGCTGA
- a CDS encoding right-handed parallel beta-helix repeat-containing protein, whose amino-acid sequence MRTRTLLPALLATALATGGLALASATAAGAATVIDVSTAAQLKSALTAAAPGDTIRLADGTYTGNFKATVPGAASARITLTGSAKAILTAGGGYGLHLNGASYWTVKGITVTGGQKGIMADTATGVVIDSVTVHDLDMEGVHFRKTSKDGVIKNSRIYDTGHDGRGMGEGVYVGTAGDLSDRSDRVQILDNTIGPGVGGENVDIKEGTTGAKIVGNTFDGSGLTGANYDDSWVDVKGNDVLVEGNKGSRTTNNGYETHTQQSGWGCGTVFRGNTSDLTGSKGDKQIAINVTNYGASCPATVHSSNTVTGGKGLTNITVTP is encoded by the coding sequence ATGCGCACCCGCACGCTGCTCCCGGCCCTGCTGGCCACCGCGCTCGCCACCGGCGGCCTCGCCCTCGCCTCCGCCACCGCGGCGGGTGCGGCGACGGTCATCGACGTGAGCACCGCCGCCCAGCTCAAGTCCGCCCTCACCGCCGCGGCCCCCGGCGACACGATCCGGCTCGCCGACGGCACCTACACCGGCAACTTCAAGGCGACCGTCCCCGGCGCCGCTTCCGCCCGGATCACGCTCACGGGCTCCGCCAAGGCGATCCTCACGGCGGGTGGGGGTTACGGACTGCACCTCAACGGCGCCTCCTACTGGACCGTCAAGGGCATCACCGTCACCGGCGGTCAGAAGGGCATCATGGCCGACACCGCCACCGGCGTCGTCATCGATTCGGTGACCGTGCACGATCTGGACATGGAGGGCGTCCACTTCCGCAAGACCAGCAAGGACGGCGTCATCAAGAACTCACGGATCTACGACACCGGGCACGACGGCCGCGGCATGGGCGAGGGCGTCTATGTCGGCACGGCCGGCGATCTCTCCGACCGGAGCGACCGGGTCCAGATCCTGGACAACACGATCGGTCCGGGGGTGGGCGGCGAGAATGTCGACATCAAGGAGGGCACCACCGGGGCGAAGATCGTCGGCAACACCTTCGACGGCAGCGGGCTGACCGGCGCCAACTACGACGACTCCTGGGTCGACGTGAAGGGCAATGACGTCCTGGTCGAGGGCAACAAGGGCTCCCGTACGACCAACAACGGCTATGAGACCCACACCCAGCAGAGCGGTTGGGGCTGCGGCACCGTCTTCCGCGGCAACACCTCGGACCTGACCGGTTCCAAGGGCGACAAGCAGATCGCGATCAACGTCACCAACTACGGCGCGAGCTGCCCGGCCACCGTCCACAGCAGCAACACGGTGACCGGCGGGAAGGGCCTGACCAACATCACCGTCACGCCGTAG
- a CDS encoding PAC2 family protein, whose protein sequence is MPDPQSLYEWEPKGLAVVDMALAQESAGLVMLYHFDGYIDAGETGEQIVDGLLETLPHQVVASFDHDRLVDYRARRPLLTFRRDRWAAYETPTLDVRVVQDATGAPFLLLSGPEPDVEWERFAAAVEQIVERLGVRLAVNFHGIPMGVPHTRPVGITPHGNRTDLMPGHRSPFDEAQVPGSAEALVEYRLMEAGHDVLGVAAHVPHYVARSAYPDAALTALESITAATGLVLPTVAHALRTEAHRTQTEIDRQIGQGDEELVSLVEGLEHQYDAVAGSETRGNLVAEPVDLPSADEIGLEFERFLAEREGDA, encoded by the coding sequence GTGCCTGATCCGCAGAGTTTGTACGAATGGGAGCCGAAGGGCCTGGCCGTCGTCGACATGGCGCTCGCCCAGGAGTCAGCCGGCCTGGTCATGCTCTACCACTTCGACGGATACATCGACGCGGGCGAGACCGGTGAGCAGATCGTGGACGGCCTGCTCGAAACGCTGCCGCACCAGGTCGTGGCCAGCTTCGACCACGACCGTCTCGTCGACTACCGCGCCCGGCGTCCGCTGCTGACCTTCCGGCGCGACCGGTGGGCCGCCTACGAGACCCCGACGCTCGATGTCAGGGTCGTGCAGGACGCCACCGGAGCGCCGTTCCTGCTGCTGTCCGGGCCCGAGCCCGATGTGGAGTGGGAGCGCTTCGCCGCCGCCGTCGAGCAGATCGTCGAGCGCCTCGGCGTCCGCCTCGCGGTGAATTTCCACGGGATCCCGATGGGTGTCCCGCACACCCGCCCCGTCGGCATCACCCCGCACGGCAACCGCACGGACCTCATGCCCGGCCACCGCAGCCCCTTCGACGAGGCGCAGGTGCCCGGCTCCGCGGAGGCCCTGGTGGAGTACCGGCTGATGGAGGCGGGACACGACGTCCTCGGTGTCGCCGCCCATGTGCCGCACTACGTCGCCCGCTCCGCCTACCCGGACGCGGCGCTCACCGCACTGGAGTCGATCACGGCCGCGACCGGCCTGGTCCTGCCGACCGTCGCCCACGCGCTGCGCACGGAGGCGCACCGCACCCAGACCGAGATCGACCGGCAGATCGGCCAGGGCGACGAGGAGCTCGTCTCGCTCGTCGAGGGCCTTGAGCACCAGTACGACGCGGTCGCCGGATCCGAGACCCGGGGCAACCTGGTCGCCGAGCCGGTGGACCTGCCGTCCGCCGACGAGATCGGCCTCGAATTCGAGCGGTTCCTCGCCGAGCGCGAGGGGGACGCCTGA
- the coaE gene encoding dephospho-CoA kinase has translation MLKVGLTGGIGAGKSEVSRLLVGYGAVLIDADRIAREVVEPGTPGLAAVVDEFGADVLTADGTLDRPKLGSIVFSDTDRLAALNAIVHPLVGARSAELERAAGPDSVVVHDVPLLTENGLAPLYDLVVVVDASPATQLDRLVRLRGMTESEARARMAAQATREQRRAVADLIIDNDGPLEDLEPQVRKVWSELTERAAAG, from the coding sequence ATGCTGAAAGTGGGCCTGACCGGTGGGATCGGCGCCGGCAAGAGTGAAGTGTCACGGCTGCTCGTCGGATACGGAGCCGTGCTGATCGACGCGGACCGGATCGCCCGCGAGGTCGTCGAGCCGGGGACACCCGGGCTCGCGGCCGTCGTCGACGAGTTCGGCGCCGACGTCCTCACCGCGGACGGCACCCTGGACCGGCCGAAGCTCGGCTCGATCGTCTTCTCCGACACCGACCGGCTCGCCGCACTCAACGCGATCGTCCACCCGCTGGTCGGCGCCCGTTCCGCCGAGCTGGAGCGGGCCGCGGGGCCGGACTCGGTCGTCGTCCACGACGTCCCCCTCCTCACCGAGAACGGCCTGGCGCCGCTCTACGACCTGGTCGTCGTCGTGGACGCGAGCCCCGCGACCCAGCTCGACCGGCTGGTACGGCTGCGCGGCATGACCGAGTCCGAGGCCCGCGCCCGGATGGCCGCCCAGGCCACCCGGGAGCAGCGGCGGGCCGTGGCCGACCTGATCATCGACAACGACGGACCGCTGGAGGACCTGGAACCGCAGGTCCGCAAGGTCTGGTCGGAGCTGACCGAGCGGGCCGCGGCCGGCTGA